ATCATGCTTCTATTCGACACAAACTTCCCGAAGCTAGGGCGGCAGCATAAACGGTTTGCCAGTTAAGCAAACACCATAGGAATTTCACCTCTCCGTGGTTCTCACCGAGCCGCCCCCATTGCGATGTCTGTGGCTGGGCGGAAGTAGCATTATCACTGTCCATTTCATTGCGAAACAGTCTACTACAGACTGTTTTATGACCGGGTGTTCTCGCTCGTCACCTTCGATGCCATCGGTTCGACGGATGTCTGTCACCCATCCGCAGGCAGTCTCGGCGCACCCGTCAATGTCGCTGCCGCTCATCACGGCTGGACAGCTCATGTATTTATGTTGCCGGATATATAATTTTCAAAGAACAGAAGAGAGAATAGAAAAACCCCCTCACTTACTTCCACGTTGAGTGAGGGGGTTGGACCAAATTATTTTTACTTTTCTAAAAGTTTTTTCAGCCGTACCAGTATCCGGTCCTTTCTGTTATGAATAGTCATGCGGGGAATCCCTGTTTCTGCTGACAATTGATGCTCACTCTTACCCTTAAAAAACAGCTCGGTGATCAGCTCCTGTTCTTCTGGAGTAAGCAGTTTAAGACAGGTCAGCATTTTTTCAATCATTACTGCCTTTACCGCGGCATCCTCCACGCTTTCGCTCTCGGCGGCAAACTGCCGGTTTTCCTCCAGCAGACGTTCATAGGAGTCCTCCCGGCTTGGGACGTATGTAACGGTCCGCTTGGTGCCGTCAATCTGGCATTGCTCTACCTTCAGGTCGTACTGCTGGTACTCCATCTTCCGGTCGCTTTTTTCCAGTACCTCTATCATTTCATCGTTCAAATCGGGGTATTTTCCCCGATAGTTTGTCCTCTTTCTGAATTTAGCCATAAGGCTTGTCCTCCATTTCATGATTTTTGAAATCTGAAAATGAAGAACAAGCGGAGGTGATCGGCAGCGTGCCTGATTCGACGGCTTTTTACAATAAAAGGAAAGTAATCGCTCGATATACTTCCCTAACGGTCGGAGTAGCAGTTTTCTTGTCGAAAAGAAAAAGCCAGCACTTTGCCTATGGCAAAATACTGGCTTAAAATTATATTGAGTAGGTGGTGGAGGGGCATATGTACGAAGTGCTCCGTCTTTATTTCGACCTCCAAAAAGGATAGAAGCAGGGAATAGTCATAAGGGTACCTCTTTCACCAGGAGCGTGGCAAAACCTTTGCATCTGATACCCCAAAATCATCCGTCAAAAGCCACAAATATGCAAAAGCCTGCCCTCGGAAAAAGGGCAGGCTATACGTGACTTCCGGCAGCCAGGCTATCATAACGCTTTTTGAAGCGTCTTAGACCCTACGGCTTTGCGTCCCCACCTTTAGGTGGGTTTGCCCTTGGCTTTGATATTCTATTTTTATTAATACTCACGATCCTTACTTATAGATTGATGCGGCTACGGCTAACTTCTCCTTCTTGCGCCGTTTTCATCCACTTCATTTGATATTAGTAGAAATAATATCAGTCATTTGCTCGCCATCCAATAATGACGAAATTGCCTTTAGTATGTTCATCCACCTTGATTTAAGGCCATTTCCGCTTTAGCAAGCTCCCTGCCAAGATAGGCGGCATGGTCAAGACGGGAAAGTAATCCACGCTTTATAACTGTATTTGCAATATCTTCGGCGCTTTCTCCTCTAATTACTTCGTTGATAAGCGAATCAACTTTGCAAAACCAAGTATTGCGCCCCCTTAAAGCCAATTTGCCTGAACGATTATCTATGCGTATCAACCACTTATCGCCACAATCCCGATAATTATTCCAAGCAATGTAAAGACCGTTGTTAATCGTGACTTAAGAATTGCGGCACCTTTCGGAAGTATTTCTTCAAAAATCATATACAGGATAATTCCCGCCACAGCCGAAGTAGTCAATGCCATTGCAACGTCTGACATATTCCCGACAAAGTAGCCGATTGCCGCGCCAAGAATGGTCGGCACGCCTGTTAGTGTTGACAGCAAAACCGCGTTACGCTTTTTTGCTCCACCCGCCAATAACAGAGCGGCAGTAGCCACACCCTCAGGGATATTATGCAGAGCAAGGGTAAGAGCCATTGTCGCCGCAAACCCGATATGGTGTTCCGCTCCCGCGCCGATTGCAAGTCCAGCGGGTAAATTATGAATACCAACAGCTACAAGCATAATATAGCCGGAGCGCAAAATCTCGTTTTTCACTTTCGCCTGTGGAATTTCAGCGTCTTTGCCGCTCGCCATTTTATCGGAAACCGTGTCGAATATCAGAATTACGGCAATCCCGATTCCAATTCCCAAAATTGTTAGAGGAACACTTGCAATCTCCAACACTTCGGGAACAAGGTCGAAAAACACAAGGCTCAACATAACCCCTGCGGCAAGTGACAGTAGATAATTGATGATTTTCGGAGAACGGTTTCCTGCCCAAACCGCTATCAGACTTCCGAGCAATGTTCCCAAAATTGTGGCAAGCAGACTGAATAAAACAGCTTGCATTATATACCCCCTCCGTTCATAGCTTTTTCGTATTAAGCGCGCGGAAAGAGTTCAGTACCGCGAGAACAGTCACGCCAACGTCTGCGAAAACCGCCATCCACATATCAGTAATACCGAGCGCGCTGAGGACGAGAACAACTGCCTTTATACCGAGTGCAAGCCAAGTGTTTTGCGTGGCAATGCCGAGCGTCTTTTTTGATATTCTGATAGCCGACGCAATCTTTGACGGTTCATCGGTCATAATCACAATATCGGCGGCTTCAATCGCTGCGTCCGAGCCTAAACCACCCATAGCTATCCCTATATCCGAACGAGCGAGAACAGGCGCGTCATTGATACCGTCGCCGACAAAAGCGAGTTTGCCTTTCGCGGATTTCGCGGCAAGCAGTTCTTCCAATTTGTCCACCTTATCACCGGGCAAAAGTTCCGTGTAAATCTTGTCTACACCGAGTTCGCGTCCGACCTTTTGACCGACCGCATTACTATCGCCAGTGAGCATGACCGTCTGCTTAATTCCCATCGCTTTAAGGCGGCGGATTGCTTCTGCGGAATCCTCTTTTACTTCGTCTGCAATAACGATATATCCGGCGTATTTGCTGTCAACGGCAACGTGGACAACCGTGCCGATTATTTCATCTTTACAGTAATCTACGCCGATTTTTTTCATCAGCCTTGTGTTCCCTGCAAAGACCTTTTTGCCAAACACCGTTACGCTGATACCGTGACCCGCAATGTCCTCCGTGTCGGTCACTTTGCTCTTGTCAATCTCCTTGCCATATGCGGTTTTTAGGGAGAGCGAAATCGGGTGATTGGAATAGCTTTCAGCGTATGCGGTCAACTCTAATAGTTCGTCTGCAGACACTTCAATAGGGTGGATTTCCTGTACCTTAAACACGCCTTTGGTAAGAGTTCCTGTCTTATCGAACACAACCATTTCAGTCTTTGCCAAAGCCTCAAGATAGTTGCTCCCCTTTACCAAAATACCGCTTCTTGAAGCCCCGCCAATACCACCAAAGAAACTAAGCGGGATAGACACAACGAGCGCACAAGGGCAGGACACCACAAGGAAAGTCAAGGCGCGAAGCGTCCACACGCTCCATTCACCTGTAATGAGCGAGGGAATAACGGCAAGCAAAACGGCGGCTCCCACGACAACAGGAGTATAAATCCGAGCAAACTTCGTAATGAAGTTTT
This region of Clostridium sp. BNL1100 genomic DNA includes:
- a CDS encoding heavy metal translocating P-type ATPase, which translates into the protein MNKRLTKIIIAAVIFVAGLLVPKDPEWLSIVLFLAAYVVVGYEIIFKAVKNITHGEVFDENFLMTIATVGALIAGEYPEGVAVMLFYQVGELFQSYAVSKSRKSIAGLMDIRPDYANVKRGDGSLERVDPYDVNIGDIIVVQPGEKIPLDGIIIEGNSMVDTKALTGESVPREVSVGGEALSGCINVSGVLTIEVQKEFGESTVSKILDLVENASSKKSNSENFITKFARIYTPVVVGAAVLLAVIPSLITGEWSVWTLRALTFLVVSCPCALVVSIPLSFFGGIGGASRSGILVKGSNYLEALAKTEMVVFDKTGTLTKGVFKVQEIHPIEVSADELLELTAYAESYSNHPISLSLKTAYGKEIDKSKVTDTEDIAGHGISVTVFGKKVFAGNTRLMKKIGVDYCKDEIIGTVVHVAVDSKYAGYIVIADEVKEDSAEAIRRLKAMGIKQTVMLTGDSNAVGQKVGRELGVDKIYTELLPGDKVDKLEELLAAKSAKGKLAFVGDGINDAPVLARSDIGIAMGGLGSDAAIEAADIVIMTDEPSKIASAIRISKKTLGIATQNTWLALGIKAVVLVLSALGITDMWMAVFADVGVTVLAVLNSFRALNTKKL
- a CDS encoding ZIP family metal transporter, whose product is MQAVLFSLLATILGTLLGSLIAVWAGNRSPKIINYLLSLAAGVMLSLVFFDLVPEVLEIASVPLTILGIGIGIAVILIFDTVSDKMASGKDAEIPQAKVKNEILRSGYIMLVAVGIHNLPAGLAIGAGAEHHIGFAATMALTLALHNIPEGVATAALLLAGGAKKRNAVLLSTLTGVPTILGAAIGYFVGNMSDVAMALTTSAVAGIILYMIFEEILPKGAAILKSRLTTVFTLLGIIIGIVAISG
- a CDS encoding DUF4346 domain-containing protein, producing the protein MIRIDNRSGKLALRGRNTWFCKVDSLINEVIRGESAEDIANTVIKRGLLSRLDHAAYLGRELAKAEMALNQGG
- a CDS encoding sigma-70 family RNA polymerase sigma factor → MAKFRKRTNYRGKYPDLNDEMIEVLEKSDRKMEYQQYDLKVEQCQIDGTKRTVTYVPSREDSYERLLEENRQFAAESESVEDAAVKAVMIEKMLTCLKLLTPEEQELITELFFKGKSEHQLSAETGIPRMTIHNRKDRILVRLKKLLEK